tttaatcttactattagtgtGAGCAGGGCACAATGACCAGTAGAGccctgaggagtgttgtagagcagagggatctagcagaAGTAAAAATTCATGTTCCCGAAAAGTGGCATCGGAGGTAGGTTGAATGGTGAAGATGGCTTTTgatactttggccttcatcagttacagaattgaatatagaagttgggagattatGTTGCAGTTGCACAAGAAACTGGAGAGGCTGTACTTGGAGTGTTCAGTTTTCGTCACTGTACTTGAGGAAATATGCCATTAAgcaggaaagaatgcagagaagatttaaggagATGTTGCCAGGtggcaagggcctgagctactggTAGAGATTGGGCAGGGTAGGACTTGATTTCTTGGAGCGTAGGAAGCtgagaggtgattttatagagatgtataaaattctGATGGGAATATGGTGAAAGCACAGTAATTTTCCCAGGGGAGTGGTATCAAGAACTAtggggcatatgtttaaggtcagagggaatatatttaataggaactgaggGATGACTTTCACTCAAAcggttgtgggtatatggaatgagccgccagaggaagttgtagagccaggtacaataacaatatttaaaagacatttgaacaggcacatgggtaggaaaggtttaaaaagATATGGGGCAAATACAACTAGCCTAGgtagggtatcttggtcagcatggacaagtcaggctgaagggcctgtttccgtgctgtaggagTCTAATTCAAACCCtagagtccaggcaacatccttaaaCTTTTCTGCACTGTCTCTAGCTACATGTCCTTCCTATAGCATGGTATCCagaaatgtgttcagtgttcCAAGTGTGGTCTAACCAACATGTTGTGCAACTATAACATGCTGCCTTCACCATCCTGATTACCTGTGTCATccccttcagggaactatatacttGTATATACTTGTATTTAGTTATATAAGTTACATACTTGTATCCCAGAGTGTCTCTgttttacaacactccccaggatcCTGGCATGTGGTGCGGTCTGGCGATAtggggcatatgtttaaggtgagcaatggcggccccaggcttacagccagcgcggagaagaagcgctaactccagctcaactctgctcaaACACCAGAGGAAACCGTTCCCCGACGGGCCGGGGACCATCAGCTACACTTTCGCCTTATCCAGgagtggctgtcggttaaccccctcAGTGCCGGCGAAAGCACCAGtcatcaacggggatacacacaaaatgctgcagtaactcagcgggacaacagcatctttggagaaaaggaatgggtgacgtttcgggtcgagatctttctccagagatgttgtctgacctgctgagttactgcagcattttgtgtgtattccCGTTGATGACTGGTGGCACTgagggggttagggttaggcagaGCCATTCTTCCCACTGTTGTAGCCCAATGCTGACTAGCATGGCCATTCACATGTTGTAATTACTTATGCACATGTTTCTGCTTCCATGGAGGCCATCAAAAATCCTATGCTCTCGTATGCCAGTCGGAGCTCGGGGCATGATGTCGGCCGGGAGCAGACTGCGTTTTCTGAGAGCGGTGACACacttgtaatctgagtgttcataTTAGTCTGGAAGCATTAACAACAGCAGTACAATCTGAGCCATATGGGGATTTTCGGTCCCAATGTGGTTCCATTGGCATCTGAAACTTAACGCGGTTGTGTGTCTGACAATATGCTGACGTCTCAGACCCTCATCTGTGATTCTCCGTATTTGCACAAAATGCGGCCTTCAGATATGCCCCCATCCCTCGACATTTTCCATGTGTGTTTGGTTATTCCCAATATGACCACGCTGTCGCTCTACTATTTTTGTGAATATTCGTGGATTGATCACCTCCTTCACTGCTTCTATCTTTGGTCCTTTAAAATTGAATGATGTGAACACCATCAAGATCCCCGTGCTccctgcatttggaaagcagatttcaataatggctgaaactgaaacatcacccattccttctctcatgagatgctgcctgtaccactgagttactccagtgtgttgtgtctatcttttggttaaacctgcatctgcagttccttcctacacagttaagAATTAAGTCTGTTCACCTCCCTCTAATCTATTTGTTTATGCACACCATTATTGACATCTCACGGGAGGGGACAGCTGAGGAACCCAAGGAAGATCAGCCTAGTAGGTACCCTTGCCTTCAATAGAAGAGAGAAAACCCAAAATAAAGGGTGCCTGAAGATAAAACATGCTGTTTGAATATCACTAACTAGAATATGATAAAAGAaaataatatgacaaaataaaAGCTAACCTCCCATTTAATTAATACCTACAAGGTACAATATCTCTAACGGAAACTGGCAGAATACATTGAACCCTTTCCCACCAGCTCaaagagaaaggttctgacttaaTTTATGACAAATGTATTTTTGTCTGTGTGCCTGTTATCCTGAGAGTTGCCTTATTTTCTGCAATAAAAATATAATTAGTCAACATATTCAGTGATATTCATTTTCCTGACAGTTCTCAGTGTGAAACTGTCTGGCATAGTAGAGTGCTTGCCAAAACAGTGCCACGCTATTGTGCATTTCTTTTCCGTTTACAAAGGGGGACAGTTTGACAAGCCCAGCTATCAGTGTTTACCCCTGGCAAACTCCATGTAAGGGAAGATTCGATCAAGCaaattgtaaaaaaataactCGGCCCAGACATGGTAATTATGATTATAAGGGCCAGTAATAATGTTTTATATTATTGATGTTATCTGCTCTGAAACAcagatagtttcaagagagagatttagctcctCGAGCTAaatgaaacaagggatatggggaaaaagcaggaacggggtactgattttggatgatcagccatgatcatattgaatggtggtgctggctcgaatggcctactcctgcacctattttctatgtaagatgtccaggagtaagccatttaataaCATCCATTTTTTGCACTGGGGAAAGTCAAGTTATTTGGACGCCTTCTCCCAGAAGCACTGCCTTTGTATGCAATGCAGTGTCATTGATTTTACCCTGGTCCAAAATTCACACACTGAATATGTGAGCATCAAAATATAACCTCATGGCCCTCTATAATTCAATATCTAGGCCAATTGTTTTTATAATgagcaatttaattcaatttttccGGCATCGTGCAAGTGAAATTGTGTGATTTGCACACATTCCATGTTTGATTTCAGCATGCTGTATTTGCAGATGGAAAAAAAATGCTTTGTCGTTAATACTACAATCCATTAATTTATAATTATTCAagcaaaattgtgttttttctttgcTTTCCACACAGCAGGGAGGAATTGTGCAGAGATGCCGAAAGTGAAATATATGACCATCTATTTCTTCCATACCAATGAGACTCTTATTGACTAATTAAGCCACGATTTTCCCAATTTCTAACGCTTCTTGGTGATGGCCAAGGTCAACATATGAAATAAAAAATGCTCAGTGTCTGCCAAGGACAATAGTTTGTCATCAATCTGTTTCTCTCTTGATATATTCTACTTGTCTTCCAGAGTATCTCCaacattttctttttatttcagatttccagcatttacagcTCTTCATATTCCAGTTCTTCATATTAATATTGACTTCCTGAACATCACCTCAgccaaaataaatttattttatcaTGACCAAGAAGATTGTCTTCTGCTGAAATCTGATCTTTCAATTCATTATTAGTTCTTAACTGAGTTACCTCCTGGTCTGTGACTTTTCACCTTGAAAATGCACTCCAGGGGAGCTTAATCCTCCCTGACCAATGGATATGCTGAGATGCTCAGTACTCCTGTTTCGTTCAAATGTGTAGCATTCAATTTTCTCATTGGGGGAGACTGTTCTGGTGCTTACAAGACAAAATCCTTCTCTCAGTAAAGTGTCTATGAGTAATCCAAGGACATTAGAACCATTGATAAGTTTTCTTTCATCTGGTTGAATGGACACATATCTGAAATACATAATTTAATAATCACAATTAATGGAATACACACTTCTTAATCAAATCTATCCATTAAAATCAGAGGAAAAGTTCTGTGAAATATTAGGACACTGTATTGTCCTACAGACAACATATTTCATTATTAATTCTGGTTATTACTGATTTGCTAGCTTTATAACGCATGTTCAATAAAATGCCTTCAAAGCCATAAAAGTCAAGTCATTGAATTCTGTAAACGAATTTCATGTAGCTACTGAGTAACAGTAAAATGCAGAGAATTCATCTCCGAGTTGATAAATCAGGGCTCCACCTGCCTTTGATAAAGGAGTATGTAAAAACAGTTTAAATTAATttgaatataatttaaaaaagttatatttactcacaattatattcaaacGCTAGAAATAAATGCAGCATGTCGGAATTAAGATATAATCTTATCTGCGTTTACTGTTTCAATCAAGATCAGCCACACTTTTTATATAAGTGGGGCCACCATCCTTGGTTAAATCTCAGATTTCACTAAGCATTCCAAAATATTGATAGATCGGATGGAGACTTCATCTAGTTCCCCGGTGCTCCGTTAATTGTTCAGAGCTGAGCCGAAGATTAAATGCGCCAAATGGCCCATGAATTCCGAGCTCCAGTGTATGGGGGTGGAAGTCAAGAATGAGCTTAACCACACACTGCATATGGCCATGGGGTACTGGGAATCGGGCTATTTACCTTGTGGATAACTCATCTCCAGTTGAATAGTCCGTTCCACATTGAAAGACGAAATCGTGATGAGATGGTCTCTGTAATGGAATTGGAACCAATGGTCTCTGAAGTGAGGAAGAATGATTCCAGCTCTGGCCAGGCTGCTCTGAAAACACCATAATACGTCCGGCTAACGTTTCAATGGTGTTGTTACAGGAACTGAAAACTCTAAAGAAGGAGTAGGTTTCCTGCAGGGAGTATCTCACCTCCAGGATCTCGAGCTTTTGCTTCAGCCGAGCCTGGCCCAGAAGTTCAACCAAGAAAGGCAAATTGTAGAATTCTGCCTCCCTCGCCAGCCGGTCGTAATCGGAGAACGCAGCAGGAAGGTCGAGCTGGCGAGTTCTCAAGAAGTCCAGAATATACCGAAAAAGACCGCCATCCCTGTCAATGAAAATTTGCCCATTGACTATTCCGAAGTCAGGATCACCTCCTTCCAACGCCCGTGCTAACTTTGAATCTTGGTACCGCTTGAGCGTGCCGACAAAAGTGGAGTATTTCATCCCTCCAACATTTAGAATGATAACATCTGTCTTCTTACTCATTCTCGACAGGTTTCGGGATTTCTATCCTCAATGTGCCTGCGTCCAGTCAACCCAGCTAAAAAAAATAGCTTTCTCTCCTCCCTGGTGTTACCACGCAACCCAGTTGTAAACATAATGCTGGCAGCACTCTGCTGTAAACATAATGCTGGTGGTGCTGTC
The Amblyraja radiata isolate CabotCenter1 chromosome 14, sAmbRad1.1.pri, whole genome shotgun sequence DNA segment above includes these coding regions:
- the kcnrg gene encoding potassium channel regulatory protein → MSKKTDVIILNVGGMKYSTFVGTLKRYQDSKLARALEGGDPDFGIVNGQIFIDRDGGLFRYILDFLRTRQLDLPAAFSDYDRLAREAEFYNLPFLVELLGQARLKQKLEILEVRYSLQETYSFFRVFSSCNNTIETLAGRIMVFSEQPGQSWNHSSSLQRPLVPIPLQRPSHHDFVFQCGTDYSTGDELSTRYVSIQPDERKLINGSNVLGLLIDTLLREGFCLVSTRTVSPNEKIECYTFERNRSTEHLSISIGQGGLSSPGVHFQGEKSQTRR